TGCATTACGTTTGCAGCTGGTCAGAACAGCAAAAGACTGCATTGGCCGATatgcaagaaaaaagaaaagtggtACTAGCTCCTGCCACCCCTAGTAACTTTAGGCCTAATGACTGAGCTATGAATTCATTTAGCATTGTGCAATCGTGCACCTTTAACACTAGTGACAGTCTGGAAGAAAAATGCAGTGTAAACCACAACCCAAACAGCATTTGGAAAAAGCCTGTAACTCAAGCCTGGGACTTGTATTAGTGCAAAGGCTTTGCTTGTGTGCTGTGCAGTGCAATAGCTGGCGTTGCATGATGCGTAACTGAAGCTCTTTAACAGAGATTGTTGTGGAGTTCAGTTTGTTCGTCCATGATTTGGATTAGCATCTGCTGATGCCTATCAGCACACTGGGCTGCTGCAGGGAAGGGTGGATcaaaggcatgtgtgtgtgtgtgtgtgtgtatgtctgtgtttgAGAGCACAGTTTAGGCTGTCTGTGAACACTGGTTGTCACTGTGAAAAAGTGAACCTCCTGAGAGAGGATAAAAGGACCACTGCTCGCCGCTCTAAAGGTGCAGCCGCTTTCAGGTCACCCAGCAAGTATTCACTTACAAATGCATCAGAGCCAAGTTCATCACTGACGCTGAAACAGCCGAGCCAGCAGCAAGGGTGAAGAAAaatgactacacacacacacacacacacacacacacacacacacagacacacacacacatatgcgtCCCTTTTCAGAGGCTCAAAAGTTATTGGACAGTTCCATGGCCTGTTCCCTCATTAATTCTCAACATATGAAGGAGTTAAAAGGTCTGGAGTTTAGAGGAACTCTCAATATGCGGCTTAATGAGGTGTCTGCCctatcagagagagagcagaaacgCACCGGggagctcagcaacaccaaaaggCCTGAAAGACCATGGAAGAATAGATGATCACAGAATTCTAACATCTAGCCAAATCAGGAACCCTCTTGAGGAGGTAGTCGCATCATTGCCAACGTCTACAATCAAGAGAAGCCTTCCATGTTAATACAGAAGGTTTACTCGAAGATGTAAACCACTCAGGAGCTCAAGGTCAGATTAGGCTGCTAGCAAACATCTTTAAAACATCTTAGTTCTGGAGCAagattctttggacagatgacACCAAGATTAACTTGCGTatgaagaaggaaagaaagggtTCATGAGCCGACCACATCATctgtggaggcactgttatggcatttGCTTGAATGGCTTTCAGTGGAATTGAGtgactggtgtttattgatgatgtggcTGCTGGTAGAAGTAGCAGCAGGATTCATTGCGACGTGTAGCGCTATACTTTTTGCTGAGATTTGGTCAAATGCAGGACAGCTGATAGGACGGCACTTCACAGTGcagatggataatgacccaaaacaaacCACAAACTCAACCCAAGAGCTTCTTAAGGCAAATAAATGGAGTGTTATGAAATGGCAGTCAAGGTCAGTGGCCTGACCTTGACCCAGTTGAGCAGCTTTttacttactgaagacaaactGAAGGCTggaagacccacaaacaagcaacaacCGGTGGCGGTtacagtaaaggcctggcaaagcctgctcagacttcaggcagtcacTGACTGCAAGAGACTTAAATCTAACTATTAAAATAGCCCTTGTGTTTATAATCATGTTAgcctgtccaattacttttaagagtgtgaaCATGTAAGGTCTTTGTAAAAACGGCTGTAACTTTTAGACGCATCGTATTTGTTAAACCTCAACATCTTGGTTGTGTCAATATCCAAATACCTATGGACctaacaaaagtattgggacccctgctcattcattgtcttttgagtttatcctgctgttggAGTGGCTTTCTCTATTGGGCATTGCTGtcagggtttgattgcattcagtgacaagagcagtagtgaggtcaagatgatggatgatcaccaccccacctcatccccaactccccagctcttcctaaaagtactggatggagcaccaccatcatttcagagagcacagttccactgctccacagctcaatgctgggggactttatacccctctagcccatgcctggcattacacatggtgccaaaagggtcatgtttatctgctccagagagtcctattctattggcaataataTGCAACataaaaagtagctgaatgcattcattagaagaggtgtccacaaacatttggacatatagagtatatatatgtatggtaTATAATTCtggtatctgtgtgtgtgtgtgtgtgtgtgtggatgtgtgtgttccCACTGCATTCTAATAACAGCACTTCAGACTCTCCAATACTCACTCAGGGATGCACTCAGCATCTCTCAACAGCTGTAATTATGAAGTATATGCATAAGATCAGGAGGTTTAGATGACAGGTCTGTGCTCTttacctcagtctctctctttccttctctctctctctctttttttctctctgtctctcacacacacgcacacacgcacatacacacacacacgcctgctCTCAGTGGTGACAGATGGTGGTGTCAGTCATAATGGGATAAATCCGATTGCTGCCGAATGAAAGATGTCCCTCCGAtccagcaggagagagagagtgagagagagagagagagacagcaagacagtcgatatgtctgtgtgtgtattgatgTGTTTGCTCAGACTGAAATTGGCATGGTGAGAAGATGTGCTGTGTgggagcgagtgtgtgtgtgtgtgtgtgtgtgtgtgtgtgtgtgtgtgagtgaacgactctgtgtgtgtgtgtgtgagagagacagaaaaaacagcagctctaaaATGATGGCTATAGTAATTCATATTCTGttacacatgcagacacacacacacccttccccTTTGTCACGTGTCTACTCCCTCCCCTCACActcttgcgcacacacacacacagcacagcaggGTGGACACTGCAGACAGCTTGGCGATACAGGGAAGGTGTGTCGGCTGAATTCTATTGTTTCAGGATCTGTGAGAAAACACTTCTGGGGGAAAAACGAGAAGAACGGAGAGGGGGatgagagaggtggaggaggagtggaaaggaaagagtgtgtgttaggAAGTCGACTACAGGGTCCACACCTCTGGACTTTGGGGTGTACTGGAGATAAGGATTTGTACTGTAGATCTGCTCTCTAGAGCCAGAAAAGCTTAAAGTGCTCCACTTTCTTAAACATAAAGATTCTACGAAAGGATCTTGGCGCGATGTCTTTGAACCCGGGTCTTCAAATCTGGTCCttaatccagtttccagtcctggattttgttctccCTGAAAGTTTGGTCATTTACCAAGTAATCCTCACCTACCAAGGAGTACAAAGTTaaggaaactggattcaagatctagatttaaagatcaGACCCTgatttggttccataaggaagTATTTAATAATAGCCTATAATAGTGATGCTTATAATACAGGGTATTCTATCAAGGTTTATCAAGCTTTAAATAGTTCCTCAGCctcacacatttctatacaagcatggttcttcatggaacctgAAGTGGTCCTTCTGAAAACCATTTGTTgcccttttattttttaagagtgtacattcTGTAATAGATTACCTACTAAGCATTTTCCTGGGCCTTAAAATGGATAAGAACGCCAAGATCCTCGTAAAAGAGTttagcgtgtgtgtgagagtgtgtgtggcatGTGTGAAATACTGCACATTCTTCTCCAGCTGGAACGttactgtaaattattattCCTATCAATAATGTGTTGCTTATGTTGcatatctttctttctttactaCTGGGCCAATACAAAGAAACGAAGATACAAATTCGTCTTTGGTTTCATTGTCTACTCTGTTAAACGTCCTTGAGGaacttgaggaacttttaggggttcttctaaaaaccttcctcaaagcaccttaagaggttcctccacagttgtAGGAATACAGTGGAGAATAGAGGCCTAAGGGTTGCCtatcattatattattaaatacacAACCTCATTCTATCTCTCTAGGATGCACATTACTGAACCTATTCGTAGGCCTATTTCAGTCCGTTTAACTGTTGACTGCATCAACCTTAAAGCGATTCTTTTTACCCCGCTCCCTTTTCTGAGGCAGTAGGCATCCCTCGCAGCTGTGCAGCTACAGCCATCCCAGTGTCCTTCTGTTACGTTGAGAGTTCACGTGCTTGCAAACATCTTCTCTCTGAATGCCAACGAGGAGTTTATGATTGGTTGCTAGTCTTAATCCACCAGGAGGGTGTTCCAGAGATCTGGGATTGTGAGCTTGGAATAATGGGGAGTTTGGAAGGGTGGTGACCCAGGCAAAAATCGAAACATCCTGGGGAATGATCCCACTTCTGGCACCAGTAGACATCCAGCTGGGCCCGCGGAGGGTTCAGGACCAAAGAAAGAACCTTGGCATGTGTATAAGTAAAGCCTTGAGATCCCTGTAGACCATTCGTGAACTTGGGTAGTTGAGCGGTTCCCTGGAGACTttacatgttgtttttttattgctaTATCATTGTAGCTTTAAACGTAAAATATGTGAAATGTACCAGATATTAGATTTACCAGATGTTTACATTCAAACTGTGAGCCGCTGATGGCATCAGTGCTTATACAACACCCATGTGTGCTTATTAAAATTATTGTCATAATAAACGGGATATTATCACCCCTTGAAACGACATGGTATTTTGTTCCTGCTGTGAGCCCCTATCTGTCCCAAATTCAATGTAAAGGCAATGAATATCAATTGAATGGACATGAATTCTAACAGTGCCATCTGTCTCTTTCCAAAGCTGCCAGGATTGAAGAGGAAGCTGACTGGGGCCGTGGATGGTTCTCCTTCCCTGAACGGGGTCTCCGATACCTCCATGACCCAGGGCAGTGCCAAGCGACTATGCCTGGAGGACGTTACCCTGGCCATGGGGCCAAGCTTTCCCCAACAACCCTTCCCTGCTGGAACTGGGATGGGTAACCAAGGAAGTGGGCTGGAAGGAAACCGactaaacagcaacaacaatgGCTTAGGCTCCCCATACTCTATGCCTCCTAAGGCTAGTCCTGGATCAACACCCGGAGGTGCTGGAAGCTCAGGAAGTCTGGGACCTGCCTTCAACCCAAATGGGAACTCAGCAGCCCCTTCTGTGGAACAAGAGCTTCAGGAGATTCTGGATGAGCTAACAAAGAACCCTGATCCCTCTTTGCCTGAGCTGGACATTGAGAAGATCTTGGGGAACAAGACCGATGAGCAGACAAGTAGTGCTGGTAACTTTGTCCACCCAGATGGAAGTGGAACCCCGAAACGTTCTCCACAAAGACCTTCCCACCTAGAAGCCCACCTCACCCAATCTCCTGGCTTTCCCCAGGCAGGTTCACCTCAGATGGGCACTAGTCCGGCCGGACCTCCTTATACCTTACCCCATCCATCAAAACCAGTTCCTTCCCCGCTTTCGGCATCACcgctttcttcttcttcatcccAGGGTCAGAACCAGGCTCGTTCACCAATGCTTTCAGCCGCTCTTTCCAGCAGACCCAATTCTAACTGGCGTGAAGTATCTCGGGCGCAGCAGCTTCAGCAATTGGCATCCAACAGTAAGCACCACTCCACCAGCAGTGGAGGCCCATCACCAGCCCAGTCAAGCCTATCTTCCCTGAGCCAGCAGGGATCCTCCTGGGCTGGCCCATCTCCACCTTACCGACCAGGGGACAAGCTTCCCAACTCGTCCCCCCACCAGCAACCCTTCAGCCCAGCTAGCAGCATCCAGAGTCCTCAGAACTCCCTCATCTCAAGCATAACTCCAGCCCCATCTGCAGGACCTTCTCCTCCATATGGGCCAGAGAAACTAGCCAGTCCAGCGCTTGCTCAGCCACCTTTCAGCCCACAGAGCACCCTTCTTCCAGGAAGCACTGCATCTGGTGCTTCCAACTCCACTGTTCAGGGTTCCCAGGCTAATTATCTAAGTGGTATACCCCCAGCATCAGGCTCAACAAGACCATCACCCCCCTATCGATCAGACAAGCAACATCCTAGCCCTGCCGGGCCAActcagcctggagctcaacCTTCCACACAGGGACGCCCCTTCAACTCGCAGAATGGTCAAGCTCCAAACATGTCCAGCCAGCTCTACAAGGCCATCACATCCAGCCAGCCCTCCAGCAACAGTCTCAAACTGCTCATGCAGTCATCACAGACAAAATCTGCTCAGCTGCAGCTAAGCAAAACCACTCCAGGCAACATGGGTCCAGAAACCTTCTCTTTCAACAACACCAAGCCCTTGCGGCACTATGATCCCGAACCTCATGCTTCCAAAATGGGGGCCGTCTCCTTGGGGGGGTTCCGTAACGGCAGCATGCAGCCCACACCTCCCACTTCAGCTGCGGGGCATGCACATCTACTTCAACAGCGCATGCAGAGAGGGATGCAGGCAGATGGCATGGTGCCCCATTGCGGGGAGGTGAGTACTTCCACTTCACTCTTTGTTTACGTAGTGCTAAGCATATGACGtatttgttttaatgttttgaggGCAGCGTAGTACTTACTTTGAGCGAGTGGAGGAGATGTTTTGACTGGGATATGccaatggagagagagacaaatgaAGAGAGTGAGATGCTTCAGTACTTTTCCATTTGCTTACTCAGGTTTGGATATGCCTGCTTAATGCATGCTCACTGGGAAGGGTCATTTGAAAGGAGGGAGGGATAGGGTGGCACCCTGCAGTGTGTCTTGTACAAGGGGGCATTaaagattttgtgtgtgtgtgcatagagGGGGAGATGGGGGATTAGGAAACATCAGAGGTTAATTGAATGGACAACAGAACAGAGAGTAGAGGAATGCAAGGCTTTGAATGTGATTGGCATTCTTGCTCAGGgaatacgcacacacacacacacacacacacacagtgcatctATATTAATTAGGACTGGGCCAACagtgtttcattttcatattgCAGTGTGTGCTCTCAGAAGATAACAGGGTTCCTTCGTGCAGGACTGGCAGATATAAACCAAGCCACACAAGATGGAACCTTTTGTTCAGCTCAGGTTTTTGTTGAGGATCTGCACTTTATGGGCTGCTCTGATTTTAACACTTTACGCTGTCTGGTCCACATTTATGATGCATTTACAAGACAAACTGTAGAAATGctctacaaaaaataaaataaagatgcttcaaatGGACCTATagggccggattcctgcacagttttgatcttttgtgcttttcttgctcaagcacacctgattcaactcacctgttcaTTGCCAAAGACAAACTTGTACTCTGCACTGTTCCCTGCAGTGTCTCTCAATATGATATTCTTTACTTTTTGAAATCGACAGCATAAAAAACACAGCCGTACATGTAATCCCGTACAGAACTGCAGTGCAGAGCTCAAAGTGGAAGCACACTCAAAATGCTGATCATCTAGCCCTTAAAACTGTATCACTTTGGCACACTTCCTTTAGCTTTCCGACTATTGCTGCTGTACTTTTGCTCATGGTTTAATGTGGTCTGTACTGTTTGCTGGCTTTTTGTGAGGTTAGTGGTGTTTGCTAGccctgctgtgttctgatactcactacACTGAGCTGAGGGATAGACGCTAGAGCAGGTTATCATGTTAGTGATCTTAAACCACAAGGCTTGGAGCACACAGAGCAGAGTATAACACTGGCTGCAAATCTGAACGGCTCTGAGGATCAGCAAAGTTAGGGAAAATCAGCTGATACTGATACACAGCTAATTGATTGTTCCATCTCTAGTGCAGTTGTGCCAAGCCCACGTTCATTTTTCTAGAGAATTCTCAGTGGGCATGTTGATGACATCATTATGGACGAGCTGGGAGCCTCATTCGCCATCATCAATGGGCTTTGAACAAAACACTGCTGTTTCCGCAGTATACTTTTTGCGTCCTGTCGTGCTTCCTGCACATGCTACACAGGCGCCACCCCTTGCCTAAACCACGCGGcacatttcctgtagtgaggACACGTCTCACATGGAAAATCTCCGGCTGTACGCTGCATGTGTGAAAGGGTAACTCTGGATAATGTCCGGACCTAATTCTCCAGGTCTCCAGCCCCTGTTGCCCATCCCTTGCATAGAAGCACAGCTTTTGGTTGTTCCCTTGAaacttcttctatggcacccctggttaaagggttctaaAGATGGGTGGAGAATCTCTTCAGAACCTTCTATAAATGGTTTTATGTAACACTAAGAAGGGTTCCAATATTGATACGAGTCAAAACACCCCTTTTCAATACTATTTAGAACCCTTTTCCTCTTAGAAGAACAGCTTGAAAAGTTCCTTAAAGAACTTCATTTGATGGATGATTCCTTAAGGACCATGTTTGTAAATGAGTgtgagtttaaagaaccttgtttaaagtttgaagaacctccacatgaACTCTACAACTCTACAACTCTACAAGaacttctttttttaaacagtgttctTGTGCATGTTctagatttgtgtgtgtgtgtgtgtgtgtttgtcttttgttCATTAGTAAGTTTGCACACACAGAGTGCAAGCACCTTTCAtaaatgtatgcatgtgtgtgtgtgtttgttttgaaagAAATGATGTGATAATCTGTGTGCACTAAAAAGAGTGCAATGACAAggttctgtgtatgtgtgtgtgtgtgtttgccaacGTGCTAAAGAgaaaagtggtgtgtgtgtgtgaaagtgtgtgtgtgtgtgtgtgtgtgtctagagTTTCAAAGTGCCGCGGCAGCATTGTGTCCTCCAGGCCGGCGCTCTGTTTGAAGACATAGTTCACCTCTTTCAGCCCAGTAGCCCTCTTTCATCACTCCAATAAAAGATAATGAATTTTAGAGGGGGCGGGGCAGGGTCTTGGCAGGCACGGCTGCGGCTGCGAGCTTGAAGAGGCCCCTCTGACATGAGGGAGCGGGAGAGAACAAATCTGCAACCCCCTCCCAAACCCAGACACCATGTAAAAGCTAGCCTAAATATCCATCGGCACgtccacacttcagttcctcaccCTCATAACTGCATATTAGCTTTACCACTCTTAAACATGGCTTCTTCAAGAGTTCCTTAGTAAGTGGTGGCATATAGGCAGTGggaccatgacaactcaaaataaacaaaaaacacctgGATGCTTAAGTTTGTCTAGTTCATGTGTTCTTCAGAtcggtggaaaaccttttgcaGATGGTTGAATAT
This portion of the Salminus brasiliensis chromosome 9, fSalBra1.hap2, whole genome shotgun sequence genome encodes:
- the LOC140561602 gene encoding uncharacterized protein; the protein is MLLVSQRLDSPRMDPLLPGLKRKLTGAVDGSPSLNGVSDTSMTQGSAKRLCLEDVTLAMGPSFPQQPFPAGTGMGNQGSGLEGNRLNSNNNGLGSPYSMPPKASPGSTPGGAGSSGSLGPAFNPNGNSAAPSVEQELQEILDELTKNPDPSLPELDIEKILGNKTDEQTSSAGNFVHPDGSGTPKRSPQRPSHLEAHLTQSPGFPQAGSPQMGTSPAGPPYTLPHPSKPVPSPLSASPLSSSSSQGQNQARSPMLSAALSSRPNSNWREVSRAQQLQQLASNSKHHSTSSGGPSPAQSSLSSLSQQGSSWAGPSPPYRPGDKLPNSSPHQQPFSPASSIQSPQNSLISSITPAPSAGPSPPYGPEKLASPALAQPPFSPQSTLLPGSTASGASNSTVQGSQANYLSGIPPASGSTRPSPPYRSDKQHPSPAGPTQPGAQPSTQGRPFNSQNGQAPNMSSQLYKAITSSQPSSNSLKLLMQSSQTKSAQLQLSKTTPGNMGPETFSFNNTKPLRHYDPEPHASKMGAVSLGGFRNGSMQPTPPTSAAGHAHLLQQRMQRGMQADGMVPHCGEDQNVVMVPHLPDPSAGPRPGQASNYNMLLKTQLMRKQLQQQEKQRQMEQMNGAQMSDCQQVVPFQGPGRTIPAECSGYPMGNPQQTNPSMVTHSGPLPSNRMGLPPGSLPQVGHPGPYMGGTGSKQPFYHPTTQDLGMPMRPSQSMMGVGGPPRQSTHPGHIVARPGMAGPNLAGGPVPTNHLRQALHQASALPPRLMFASQQQQQQQSQSSLWQNQQGTHPHMEPLNHQHSFPSGAAPSGCGAPQFPQRPGMAGISANFPGARPPPNQITPGLVSRQIQKLPSGQPLPSMAQQNLRMRGALPTMGVMKGPGAPAMMHPSHGMAPPSYPVASVGKHTPTQGYNPGHNPGHKLHSYDYPPQHQSNGTMVIGPQGPVGGGGGGGGRGEVDFIDTLVGTNDDWLNNLNMIDEYLEQNS